In Silene latifolia isolate original U9 population chromosome 3, ASM4854445v1, whole genome shotgun sequence, a single window of DNA contains:
- the LOC141648427 gene encoding uncharacterized protein LOC141648427 — protein MDTIVHAAIEEICSNGVNGITLAQLWNRLHASITASGLTLCPAVKRAVISGLSSVPGIRVGTGSDQDSDLVEVVADEKLRGCFVGLYDIKSSQIALPQHRVLDRLAAARGTGLTQYQLCKELGVPANNFGYVVKRLESWGLIVRHSTVVRTKEAGSDKEPKGSQPFHTNLIRLHRYAPLLNSQLRFEITKESNTVEEDHEGGQDDVRVKDFLPALKAICDRLEQAEGQVLVVYDIKKELRYHGVEGHRNWRRDCGRLERAGLVEKFEAHVGSEEDTSTKSKKSKSSGKKKPVSCLKLLKKFSPKLFEHKTTDCENDNLESEKQVQNTEQLVELPLEEQIMDIIDAEDSKGLLGVEACKRLGINNKMFDTLCNAIVPRYGLHQLSENHKKGSAYRFWTSRSFCSQLPNPPSIRSEHGSAAAEFQETVSPAENPFRSKTSKKPSTLADLYSKKWLTEKDPEKGVTDDELEHGNGDDRGITEMVDTTGGSDNVQHDMSITFPCAGDVAQSNSLVEAPSPVLKLCSFQEGRLYPSVTTTTRELRIREIVETQKLIITPELQNLLESAEKDNQATIDRRTINRILKKLQNEGHCKVMEFHIPGVTNGGRHREMRVVLHSSVKGSASELSEQVHDKMRLFEIKNRSTRPPLRKEFPVPILHGIERIHMNSTPDVSNTKFEELRANGLIFGKMARAKLLHCFLWDYVNNLARCTDASSNLHGSCLLFSLDTAIKAMPLQLYMQVVGAPHKWKDIIEKFKNGFCLSDFPKEDYESLMDTEAARRLSRPTGILLRLKLIRLVADESLTDAVKNTHTTLVYALNREPYIEEPSSVDPLSLPGCWGSVDLRPHFRHDFVLSTTEAVENYWQTLENCYATAHPKAAVHAFPGSVAYEVLRVYYDNRQKRLNKCEGDSDVQLTGSDARNARRRALRKRKRLLEESCAKHVMANYPTDSPEVEEDEQEQQESSMEPCIMPVLKQARHLKFSWTEEADRQLITQYARQKAIQGARSGTEWASIKDLPAAPTVCRRRLAYLHSNDKFRISLVKLCNLLSQRYAQYLDNARKSMLEDNSEELDSPGKHWDDFEDSKIMAAFDEVLMIKRMMKLAPAKRTGSAFQGLHEPVETMPCELDNDGEKQQISSIITRRVHQSLAVSSAVELFKLHFLTNSNSEDMPNLLQETLRRYSQHDLYTAFDYLKQRKILIGSDSSIFLSQNFLRSLSLSQFPTNTGTQASKLASWIHGNEKDLKENALNLPSDLQCGDIYQLMALVSSGELSISSVLPHEGVGEAEDSRNLKRQYDDHEYDNLDMSKKQKFNSLVDSEMCSRREKGFPGITVSLSRTTFLRSNVVEFFKNDDQNLLLSGDDHFYATLGRKSNCTTSSINHFKETPDFDGITPSTIISGYSIWGVMANLATHNLSNHLGRENSSVTPELVKSTYMNTQKAGDQGLTMSAISEYIGIRGTIVSEHVVSVLELFRLVLKVNAHDDVRVVDGLYRAKYFLTPYPTSSQDPETTLPITRHSVDDAMNTIKESITHEHEANCSNTDDVHKVTILNLPKDGWQPSNAIQARDKFEGSRASNKNQNLDIATAFHPILPWINPDGTINAIVYRGLTRRILGIVTQNPGILEDGILKQMNALNPQSCRKLLKLMVLDKHLFLRKMSQRTSSATAPTLLGSLIGNHFKKAKYICREHYFSNPASTGLL, from the exons ATGGACACGATTGTCCACGCAGCAATAGAAGAGATATGCTCCAATGGCGTAAACGGCATCACACTCGCCCAACTATGGAATCGCCTCCACGCGTCCATTACCGCTTCGGGTCTGACCCTTTGCCCGGCAGTCAAGCGGGCAGTGATTTCGGGTTTATCATCGGTTCCGGGTATCCGGGTTGGAACTGGGTCAGACCAGGATTCGGAtttggttgaggtggttgctgaTGAAAAGCTAAGAGGGTGTTTTGTTGGGCTTTATGATATTAAATCTTCCCAAATTGCCCTTCCTCAGCATCGCGTGCTTGATCGTCTTGCTGCTGCTAG AGGAACTGGATTGACACAGTACCAACTCTGTAAGGAACTTGGGGTGCCTGCAAACAATTTCGGATACGTTGTTAAAAGACTCGAGTCTTGGGGTTTAATTGTTCGGCACTCTACAGTAGTGAGAACAAAGGAAGCAGGTAGTGACAAGGAACCTAAAGGTAGTCAACCCTTCCATACCAATTTGATCCGTTTGCATCGTTATGCACCATTGTTGAATTCCCAGCTACGGTTTGAGATCACTAAAGAGAGCAACACTGTGGAAGAAGATCATGAAGGTGGCCAAGATGACGTGCGTGTGAAAGACTTCTTGCCTGCCCTAAAAGCCATTTGTGATCGACTTGAGCAAGCTGAAGGCCAG GTTTTGGTAGTTTACGACATCAAGAAAGAACTTCGTTATCATGGAGTGGAAGGACACAGAAATTGGCGACGT GATTGCGGAAGGCTTGAGCGGGCTGGACTTGTTGAAAAATTTGAGGCACATGTAGGTAGTGAAGAGGACACTTCTACAAAATCAAAGAAGAGCAAATCAAGTGGGAAGAAAAAG CCTGTTAGTTGTTTGAAATTGCTGAAGAAGTTTTCTCCGAAACTATTTGAACATAAAACTACCGATTGTGAGAATGACAATCTTGAGTCAGAAAAACAAGTTCAAAACACAGAGCAGCTTGTGGAGCTTCCCCTTGAGGAACAAATCATGGACATAATTGATGCTGAAGATTCAAAGGGACTGCTTGGAGTTGAG GCATGCAAAAGGCTTGGGATCAACAATAAAATGTTTGATACTTTGTGCAACGCAATAGTTCCCCGGTATGGGTTGCATCAGCTTTCAGAGAACCATAAAAAAGGGTCAGCCTATCGGTTTTGGACAAGCAGAAGTTTCTGTTCTCAACTTCCTAACCCTCCATCTATCAGATCAGAACATGGCTCTGCTGCTGCTGAGTTTCAGGAAACCGTATCACCTGCTGAAAACCCTTTCCGAAGTAAAACCTCTAAAAAGCCTTCTACTTTGGCTGATTTATACTCCAAAAAATGGCTAACCGAAAAAGACCCGGAAAAGGGTGTTACTGATGATGAACTTGAGCATGGGAATGGAGATGACAGAGGAATTACTGAAATGGTTGATACAACAGGCGGTTCAGACAATGTGCAGCATGATATGAGCATCACTTTCCCTTGTGCAGGTGATGTAGCTCAGTCTAACAGTCTAGTAGAGGCTCCTAGTCCAGTACTTAAGTTGTGTAGCTTTCAAGAAGGCAGGCTATATCCATCTGTAACTACTACCACAAGGGAGCTACGTATTCGTGAAATAGTCGAG ACTCAAAAACTAATCATTACACCTGAGCTGCAGAACCTGCTAGAGAGTGCTGAGAAGGACAATCAGGCTACAATAGACAGAAGAACCATAAACCGCATTTTAAAAAAGCTTCAAAATGAGGGGCATTGCAAAGTGATGGAGTTCCATATACCCGGTGTGACAAATGGTGGCCGTCATCGTGAGATGCGCGTGGTTCTTCACTCATCTGTCAAAGGTTCAGCTAGTGAACTTTCAGAACAAGTGCATGACAAAATGAGGTTATTCGAAATAAAAAATCGTAGCACACGTCCTCCTCTTAGAAAAGAATTTCCAGTTCCAATTCTACATGGAATAGAGAGAATTCATATGAATTCAACCCCTGATGTATCGAATACTAAATTCGAAGAACTTCGTGCTAATGGTTTAATCTTTGGAAAAATGGCTCGTGCAAAGCTTCTTCATTGTTTTCTGTGGGATTATGTTAATAATTTAGCTAGGTGCACTGATGCTTCAAGCAACCTGCATGGTTCATGTTTATTATTTAGTCTAGATACTGCTATAAAAGCCATGCCCCTTCAATTGTATATGCAAGTGGTTGGTGCTCCTCACAAATGGAAAGACATAATTGAGAAATTCAAAAATGGTTTTTGTCTGTCTGATTTTCCGAAAGAGGACTACGAATCTCTGATGGACACAGAAGCAGCTAGACGGCTGTCACGGCCCACTGGTATTTTGCTTCGTCTCAAG TTAATCAGGCTGGTAGCTGATGAAAGTCTAACAGATGCAGTAAAAAATACTCATACCACACTCGTTTATGCTTTAAACCGTGAGCCTTATATAGAGGAACCATCATCAGTCGATCCACTTTCACTGCCAGGATGCTGGGGTTCTGTTGATCTTCGGCCACATTTTAGACACGACTTTGTTTTGTCAACCACTGAAGCAGTGGAAAATTACTGGCAGACATTGGAGAACTGTTATGCTACCGCTCATCCAAAAGCTGCTGTACATGCATTCCCGGGATCTGTTGCTTATGAG GTACTTCGTGTATACTATGATAATAGGCAAAAGCGTCTTAACAAATGTGAGGGAGATTCGGATGTTCAACTAACTGGTTCAGATGCTAGAAATGCTAGACGTCGAGCTCTGCGGAAACGAAAAAGACTATTGGAAGAAAGCTGTGCAAAGCATGTGATGGCCAATTACCCCACCG ATTCTCCTGAAGTTGAGGAAGATGAGCAGGAGCAACAGGAATCATCAATGGAACCATGTATCATGCCAGTGTTGAAACAAGCGCGTCATTTAAAGTTCTCTTGGACAGAGGAGGCAGACAG GCAATTAATAACTCAATACGCAAGACAAAAAGCAATTCAAGGGGCAAGGAGTGGCACAGAGTGGGCTTCTATAAAAGACCTTCCAGCAGCTCCAACCGTTTGCCGGAGAAGATTAGCCTATCTGCATTCCAATGATAAATTCAGAATATCTTTGGTGAAGCTCTGTAACTTACTTTCCCAAAGATATGCTCAGTATCTGGACAATGCAAGAAAATCGATGCTTGAAGACAACAGTGAAGAATTAGATTCTCCGGGAAAACACTGGGATGATTTTGAGGATAGTAAGATAATGGCTGCCTTTGATGAGGTTCTTATGATTAAGAGAATGATGAAATTAGCTCCTGCCAAAAGAACTGGATCTGCATTTCAG GGTCTTCATGAACCTGTTGAAACTATGCCTTGTGAATTGGATAATGACGGTGAAAAGCAACAGATAAGTTCAATCATTACCAGACGAGTACATCAATCATTAGCTGTTTCGAGTGCTGTTGAGCTTTTTAAGCTTCACTTCTTAACCAATTCAAACTCGGAGGATATGCCTAATTTGCTGCAAGAAACTTTACGGCGATATTCACAGCATGATCTTTATACAGCTTTTGACTACCTCAAGCAAAGGAAAATCCTG ATTGGAAGTGATTCCTCAATTTTCTTATCTCAAAATTTCCTGAGGAGTCTTTCCCTGTCTCAATTTCCGACAAATACCGGGACACAAGCATCTAAGCTAGCTAGCTGGATACATGGTAACGAGAAGGATTTGAAGGAGAATGCGTTAAATCTACCTTCGGATCTTCAGTGTGGGGATATTTACCAACTCATGGCTTTAGTTTCCTCTGGAGAACTGTCCATTTCATCCGTTTTGCCTCACGAAGGTGTTGGAGAAGCTGAAGATTCTAGAAACTTAAAACGTCAATATGATGACCATGAATACGATAATCTTGATATGAGCAAGAAACAGAAGTTTAATTCTCTGGTGGATTCTGAGATGTGTTCCCGGCGAGAGAAAGGCTTCCCTGGTATAACTGTTTCTCTTAGTCGTACAACGTTTTTGAGATCCAATGTTGTGGAATTCTTCAAAAATGACGATCAAAATCTTCTCTTGAGCGGAGATGACCACTTCTATGCCACTCTGGGTCGGAAAAGTAACTGTACTACATCTTCCATTAACCATTTCAAGGAAACCCCTGATTTTGATGGCATAACCCCATCTACAATTATTTCTGGTTATTCAATATGGGGAGTCATGGCGAATCTCGCTACCCATAATTTGTCGAACCATTTAGGCCGGGAAAATAGTTCAGTCACCCCTGAACTAGTCAAATCTACATACATGAATACTCAGAAGGCTGGTGATCAGGGGCTGACCATGTCGGCGATTTCTGAGTACATAGGCATTCGAG gAACAATTGTGAGCGAGCATGTCGTCAGTGTTCTTGAGTTATTTCGTTTGGTGTTAAAG GTTAATGCTCACGATGATGTCCGTGTTGTTGATGGATTGTACCGTGCTAAGTACTTTCTGACACCGTATCCTACTTCATCCCAAGATCCAGAAACGACTCTGCCCATAACCCGACACAGCGTGGATGATGCTATGAATACGATTAAAGAAAGCATTACTCATGAACATGAAGCAAATTGCTCGAATACAGATGACGTGCATAAAGTGACTATCCTTAATCTACCCAAAGACGGCTGGCAGCCGTCAAATGCAATCCAGGCTCGTGATAAGTTTGAAGGAAGCAGGGCGAGCAACAAGAACCAAAACTTGGACATAGCCACCGCTTTTCATCCAATATTGCCTTGGATTAATCCTGATGGAACCATCAATGCGATTGTTTACAGGGGACTAACACGACGTATTCTTGGTATTGTGACCCAAAATCCGGGGATATTGGAG GATGGTATTCTGAAACAGATGAATGCACTAAATCCGCAG AGTTGTCGAAAGCTGTTGAAGCTGATGGTGTTGGATAAACATTTGTTTCTAAGGAAGATGAGTCAAAGGACTTCTTCGGCGACAGCACCTACATTGCTGGGAAGCCTAATCGGCAACCACTTTAAGAAAGCCAAGTACATTTGTCGGGAACACTATTTTTCGAATCCTGCGAGCACTGGCTTACTGTAG
- the LOC141648428 gene encoding putative jasmonic acid carboxyl methyltransferase 2: MEVEKVFHMKKGVGHTSYATNSLIQRTITSQAGPVIEESTREVYTTLRPECFMMADMGCSSGPNALLLVSRIIDVIDEASQSINRQCPQFGVFLNDLPGNDFNALFNLLPSFEQDLEKVGGRIRSCFVSGTPKTFYGRVFPDKLLHFVHSSYSLHWLSQVPRGLVSKNGEPLNKGNICITKTSSREIYEAYYAQFKRDFVLFLRSRSREMVCNGRMVLIFQGSFDSDDPDSLLELLGSTLHDMVLKNLIEREKLDKFNMPFYCPTVEEVRQLIEAEGSFAINKLEIFTVDWSMDTSQNLETRAKFVSKGIRAVTESLLATTFSLAIMDDLFQLFEKRIKERIAVKKGEYVNIVLSVTKKE; this comes from the exons ATGGAAGTTGAAAAGGTTTTTCACATGAAGAAGGGCGTTGGTCACACCAGTTATGCAACGAACTCTCTGATTCAG AGAACAATAACATCACAAGCCGGACCGGTAATAGAAGAAAGCACAAGGGAAGTCTATACTACCTTAAGGCCAGAATGCTTTATGATGGCCGACATGGGTTGTTCTTCAGGGCCAAATGCTTTGCTACTAGTCTCGAGAATCATAGACGTAATTGACGAGGCTAGTCAGAGTATAAATCGACAATGCCCTCAATTCGGAGTGTTCTTAAACGATCTACCTGGAAATGATTTCAATGCCTTGTTTAACCTGCTGCCGAGTTTTGAACAGGACTTGGAAAAAGTAGGAGGCCGTATCAGATCGTGTTTTGTGTCCGGAACCCCGAAGACATTTTATGGAAGGGTTTTTCCTGACAAATTACTTCATTTTGTTCACTCCTCGTACAGTCTCCATTGGCTTTCTCAG GTACCAAGAGGATTGGTGAGCAAAAATGGAGAACCATTGAACAAGGGAAACATATGCATAACAAAAACAAGCTCTCGAGAGATATACGAAGCATACTATGCGCAATTTAAGAGGGATTTTGTGTTGTTTTTAAGGTCACGTTCGAGGGAAATGGTCTGTAATGGTCGCATGGTCTTGATATTCCAGGGTAGTTTCGATAGTGATGACCCTGACTCGTTACTTGAGTTGCTTGGCTCGACCCTCCACGACATGGTTTTGAAG AATTTGATTGAGCGAGAAAAGCTGGACAAATTCAACATGCCTTTCTATTGTCCGACAGTTGAGGAGGTAAGACAATTAATAGAAGCTGAAGGATCATTTGCTATCAACAAACTCGAAATATTTACAGTTGATTGGAGCATGGATACCTCTCAAAACCTCGAAACACGAGCCAAATTTGTATCCAAGGGTATAAGAGCAGTGACGGAATCTTTACTTGCAACTACATTTAGCCTTGCAATCATGGATGATTTGTTTCAATTATTCGAAAAACGTATTAAGGAACGAATCGCTGTAAAAAAAGGTGAATATGTTAACATTGTGCTATCAGTGACCAAGAAAGAgtag